TTAATAAATCTCAGATTATGAACGTCTAAAGTATATAAAAACCTTCAATTATTACACCGCCACTGTCACGATGATAAATCGGCATCTGATGGAAGCCTAGAATTATCAGATTTGACATCCTTCGCGGATTTTGTCAATCTAGATGATACAGGGTCAACCAAAAGAAGTCAAGCTGTATCCTTAACAAGGGAACAGTAAAACTAGGAGCCGTGTGAGGTGAAAGTCTCATGCAGGGTTCTGAATGGGAGGGGAGGTCGGTGACGACCTTCTCGACCCCTAATGATTTAGATTAACTGCTCTAATTTTGCTTGTAAAGTCTTTTTGCCGAATTTAGTTAGAGTTTGTTGACGCAACCATTGCGGGTGACAGCGTTGATCCCGACCTGGCAAAATTTCTAAACAAGCTTTAGCCACCTTTTCGGCATCTCGATAGGGAACCCGCCACCCCACCAAACCATCCTGCAGCGGCTCTGCTGAACCGTCCTCATCTCCAGAAATCACGGGAATACCACAGGCCATCGCTTCTAGGTAAACAATCCCGAACCCTTCCCGGGAAGGCATAACGTAAGCATCGGCCAAACGATAATGGTCGGCTAATTCCTCCGTCGGGACAAAACCGGCGAAAATTACCTGTTTATCCACTCCTAACTGCTTGGTTAAAGCTTCTAACCTTGGAAGGTCGTCCCCTCGTCCGATGACTAGATATTTTACTTCCGGATAAGTCTCTAGAATTGTCGGCAGGGCCCGAATGGTAACATCTACCCCTTTATAGATATCCCCCGACCACAATCGGGCAACTGTTAATAAAACTTTGGCATTTTCTATATCATATTTTTTGATTAATGTCAAGGACTTTTCACCTAAATTAAACTTTTCCTCATCCACCACACAGGGGAGAATTGCTACTTTTTGGGGATCGATAGCGTTAGCCTTACACATAAGATCGCGACTGTAACGGCTAATTGTCCAGATCGATTCGGCCGCTTGCAGGGCCTGTTTTTGGGAATTTGGTAAAGGTTCCCAGACTTCTTTGCCGTAGGTGAGGACGGTGTAGGGTATGTCTAAAGCTTGACAGTAAAGACGGGTGAGGGTGGCTAAATTTACATGACCACAAAAAACTCTTTGGGGACGTTTCTGGAGGAGAAAAACTAAAAACTTAAGGGCTAATTGGATGCGTCCGAGAGTTGCTGAGTTATTTTTCAGGTAATGAAAGGTAATACCTTGATTTTTAAAAGGATTAGGACAATCAGGGGCATCCCGCAGTAAAAAAACCTCGGCCGCCTCAGAATCGGGTAAAGTGAGATAGGCTTGCAGGACATCCTTAATATAGGATTGAATACCACCTTCTTGGGAAAAAATCTCTAAAAATAGGAATATATGAGTCATCATCGAACGTCAGTGTCAAAAAGTTTTAGGTTTGGCGAAAAAATTTTCCCTGATCTCTTATCTGTACTATCACACTTTCTTGATCTATTTCGATCGTTTCCCAAGTAATAGATCCTAACCGCTAACAGTCCGAAAAAGAACAATCTGGTCGCTCTTCTTGCGTGTAACTGCCAGAATCAGGGAAATTCGGATGCTGATAGCTAAAATAACTGATATTAGTCAGTTTAGCTCATAATGCTGACCAAGGCGATAGATAAAAAGTGAAGGACTGGGAAATAGTCAGAATTTTCCGGGATGCCGCACATAAAGCTATTTCTTTGTCCCCGGTGTCATCGAGGAATCTTCCTCTTTTAATTCTAGATATTTTCAGGAATTACTGGAGATAAAAAAATTAAAGTTCCTCAGCTGCTCTGACAAAGGTTACAAATGCTCCCAGAACGGTTAAGCTTATTTTAATCTCTGTAATTGCTTTTATGGATCATTTAACTTCTGAAAGACTCAATTTAACCACAAAAATCGCCTATGGTGCTGGCGATTTAGGACCAGCTATCACTGCCAATATCTCGGTATTTTACTTGCTATTTTTCCTCACTGATGTGGCAGGATTATCGGCAGGATTAGCCGGTAGTGTGCTGATGGTGGTGAGAATTTTCGACGCTATTAACGATCCGATCATTGGGATGTGGAGCGATCAAACTCGTACTATCTGGGGTCGTCGCTTACCATGGATGTTATTGGGGTCGATTCCCTTCGGAATTAGCTATTTTTTACTGTGGTTAATCCCGACTAATAACCAATTATGGTTATTTTTATATTATATTTTTATCGGCATTATCTTTAATTTAACCTATACGGTAGTCAATCTTCCCTACCAAGCACTCACCCCTGAATTAACCTATGATTATAATGAGAGAACCCGCTTAAATAGTTTTCGTTTTGCCTTTTCGATCGGGGGTAGCATTCTCTCATTAATTCTCTATATTCTCGTCTCATCTTCCTATGCAAACGATCTCCATCAAGCT
This portion of the Microcystis aeruginosa NIES-2549 genome encodes:
- a CDS encoding glycosyltransferase family 4 protein, with amino-acid sequence MMTHIFLFLEIFSQEGGIQSYIKDVLQAYLTLPDSEAAEVFLLRDAPDCPNPFKNQGITFHYLKNNSATLGRIQLALKFLVFLLQKRPQRVFCGHVNLATLTRLYCQALDIPYTVLTYGKEVWEPLPNSQKQALQAAESIWTISRYSRDLMCKANAIDPQKVAILPCVVDEEKFNLGEKSLTLIKKYDIENAKVLLTVARLWSGDIYKGVDVTIRALPTILETYPEVKYLVIGRGDDLPRLEALTKQLGVDKQVIFAGFVPTEELADHYRLADAYVMPSREGFGIVYLEAMACGIPVISGDEDGSAEPLQDGLVGWRVPYRDAEKVAKACLEILPGRDQRCHPQWLRQQTLTKFGKKTLQAKLEQLI